A genome region from Brassica oleracea var. oleracea cultivar TO1000 chromosome C2, BOL, whole genome shotgun sequence includes the following:
- the LOC106326564 gene encoding root meristem growth factor 3 encodes MTTLSKMICVLIILFLCISFRYSLHDGNQESSRDVVSVRKVTENGDVVIRGRKLMMTNGEAEKETTMNRKRKSGKSVDEDGLVAFTADYWRAKPKHHPPRNN; translated from the exons ATGACTACTTTATCAAAGATGATATGTGTGTTGATCATTCTTTTCTTATGCATATCCTTTCGATATTCACTTCATG ATGGGAATCAAGAATCAAGCCGTGATGTCGTTTCGGTTCGTAAG GTGACCGAAAATGGTGACGTGGTGATACGAGGAAGAAAACTGATGATGACAAATGGAGAAGCAGAGAAAGAAACAACGATGAATAGAAAGAGAAAATCAGGCAAAAGTGTTGACGAGGATGGACTCGTTGCTTTCACTGCTGATTATTGGAGAGCCAAGCCCAAGCATCATCCTCCCAGGAACAATTGA